The following proteins are encoded in a genomic region of Sesamum indicum cultivar Zhongzhi No. 13 linkage group LG8, S_indicum_v1.0, whole genome shotgun sequence:
- the LOC110012428 gene encoding protein MICRORCHIDIA 5-like, with translation MGASVKQETIDLPDKKHSPEIISLSSSSSEFSDSSFYDSESDVELNPKKKQRVEAVLPAGFLDPIKPVASQRSTVASMNGTTAPNNVALAVKEERIEKGSDVSKDVVRVENGKEKAVTSVAPVRGCKQFWKAGDYEGCRDAGGEVSLADMDHIRVHPKFLHSNATSHKWALGGE, from the exons ATGGGTGCCTCTGTCAAACAAGAAACCATTGATCTGCCGGACAAGAAACATAGCCCggaaataatttcattaagcAGTAGCAGCAGCGAGTTCTCGGATTCCAGTTTCTATGACTCCGAATCCGACGTCGAACTTAACCCGAAGAAGAAGCAAAGGGTGGAAGCTGTTTTGCCGGCTGGGTTTCTCGACCCGATCAAACCGGTGGCTTCTCAAAGATCCACCGTCGCCAGCATGAATGGGACTACTGCCCCGAACAATGTTGCTCTTGCGGTGAAAGAAGAGAGAATTGAGAAGGGGAGCGATGTTTCGAAGGATGTCGTTCGTGTGGAAAACGGGAAAGAGAAAGCGGTTACTTCGGTGGCTCCGGTGCGGGGTTGCAAACAGTTCTGGAAAGCCGGGGACTATGAGGGCTGCCGCGACGCCGGCGGAGAGGTTTCCCTTG CGGACATGGATCATATCAGGGTTCATCCTAAATTCCTGCATTCAAATGCTACCAGCCATAAATGGGCTCTGGGAGGTGAATAA
- the LOC105168686 gene encoding protein MICRORCHIDIA 7-like: MLVVQDNGGGMTPDKMRQCMSLGYSAKSKLANTIGQYGNGFKTSTMRLGADVVVFSRCWGKYGESTTQSVGMLSYSFLRDTGKEDIVVPMIDYEKMGETWNMQVKSSSDCWQRNLETIVQWSPYESEEDLLRQFNFLDDQGTRIIIYNLWEDEEGSLELDLDADQHDIQIRGANRDEKKIQMANMYSSSRHFLTYRHSLRSYTSILYRRIPPGFRIILRGKDVDHHNIADDLIHTKELVYKPAASADAAAKDPNMLAVVTLGFVKDARCHIDIQGFNVYHKNRLIKPFWRVWNAAGSDGRGVIGILEANFVEPAHDKQGFERTIALSRLEARLVHLQKTFWSENCHLIGYAQRRHPKKSALPEKKASAIAKDKSNPKHNTKGNPPKGGSSPALAASNIEGRTRFETPARNHHKPSPSLEKPQSECPSADKVAGNVQVKTEDTSVDASFLFPYSTLPSTTDMVLKLKEENGRLRNSLRNVLHDLQYEKDKSKSLENQIHEMKQKIDKMDQEQEQFVSSFSEERSRRDKEEENLRRRAKEASETIQGLLRKVRILEATSAMHSH; the protein is encoded by the exons atgctgGTGGTTCAAG ATAATGGTGGGGGGATGACTCCTGATAAGATGCGACAGTGCATGTCTCTAGGCTATTCTGCAAAAAGCAAGTTGGCGAACACAATTGGACAAT ATGGGAATGGCTTTAAGACCAGTACTATGAGGCTCGGGGCAGATGTCGTTGTGTTCTCACGCTGTTGGGGGAAGTACGGGGAAAG CACAACACAAAGTGTCGGAATGCTGTCGTATTCATTCTTGCGGGATACTGGGAAGGAAGATATAGTGGTTCCCATG ATTGATTATGAGAAAATGGGAGAAACTTGGAATATGCAAGTGAAATCATCTTCTGATTGTTGGCAACGAAATCTTGAGACCATTGTGCAGTGGTCTCCCTATGAAAGTGAAGAAGATCTTCTTAGACAG TTCAATTTCTTGGATGATCAAGGCACACGGATCATAATCTATAATCTCTGGGAGGACGAAGAAGGATCATTGGAATTGGATTTGGACGCCGACCAACAT GATATTCAAATCAGAGGTGCTAACAGAGATGAGAAGAAGATACAGATGGCCAATATGTACTCAAGCTCTAGGCATTTTCTTACTTATCGCCATTCATTGAGG AGCTATACCTCAATTTTGTACCGTAGGATCCCACCTGGTTTTCGCATCATCTTACGGGGGAAGGATGTTGATCATCATAATATAGCTGACGATTTGATACACACTAAAGAGCTTGTATATAAGCCAGCAGCTTCTGCAGATGCAGCAGCAAAGGATCCAAAT ATGTTAGCTGTGGTAACACTTGGATTTGTTAAAGACGCAAGATGCCATATTGACATTCAAGGGTTTAATGTATATCACAAGAATCGGCTTATAAAG CCTTTTTGGAGGGTCTGGAATGCCGCTGGAAGTGACGGTCGAGGAGTCATAG GTATTTTGGAAGCTAACTTTGTTGAACCAGCACATGATAAACAGGGATTTGAGCGCACAATTGCGCTATCTAGACTTGAGGCTAGGCTAGTACATTTGCAGAAGACTTTTTG GTCTGAAAACTGCCACCTCATCGGCTATGCTCAACGGCGTCATCCAAAGAAGTCTGCTTTGCCTGAGAAAAAAGCTTCAGCTATTGCCAAAGATAAATCAAATCCTAAGCATAATACAAAAGGGAACCCCCCGAAAGGTGGCTCCTCACCTGCTCTGGCTGCCAGTAATATTGAAGGGAGAACTCGGTTTGAGACACCGGCTAGAAATCACCATAAGCCTTCTCCATCACTCGAGAAGCCTCAATCAGAATGTCCATCAGCAGACAAAGTGGCTGGAAATGTGCAGGTCAAG ACAGAAGATACCAGCGTAGACGCATCCTTTCTTTTCCCGTATTCTACTCTTCCTTCAACTACTGATATGGTTCTTAAGTTGAAAGAAGAGAATGGTCGCTTGAGAAACAG TTTGAGGAATGTACTGCACGATTTGCAGTATGAAAAAGACAAGAGCAAGTCACTGGAAAATCAG ATTCATGAAATGAAGCAAAAGATTGATAAAATGgatcaagaacaagaacagTTTGTTAGTTCCTTCTCAGAAGAAAGAAGCCGGCGAGataaagaggaagaaaatcTGAGAAGAAGAGCAAAG GAGGCTTCTGAAACTATTCAAGGATTGCTGAGAAAAGTGAGGATACTAGAGGCCACCAGTGCCATGCATTCACATTAA
- the LOC105168451 gene encoding glutaredoxin-C5-like, with protein sequence MYYQSESHSSSSVHGGTGSGDPLERVVRLASGSAVVIFSVSTCCMCHAVKRLFCGMGVNPTVYELDQDPRGKEIERALSRLLGGGSAVPVVFIGGKLIGAMDRVMASHISGTLVPLLKEAGALWL encoded by the coding sequence atGTATTACCAATCGGAGTCACACAGTTCCTCCTCCGTCCACGGTGGAACCGGGTCGGGGGACCCTTTGGAGAGGGTGGTGCGGCTGGCGTCCGGCAGCGCGGTGGTGATATTCAGCGTAAGCACTTGCTGCATGTGCCATGCAGTGAAGAGGCTTTTCTGCGGGATGGGGGTGAACCCAACTGTCTACGAGCTCGACCAAGACCCCAGAGGCAAGGAGATCGAGAGGGCCCTCTCGCGGCTGCTCGGCGGAGGCTCCGCCGTCCCCGTGGTCTTCATCGGCGGCAAACTCATCGGAGCGATGGACAGAGTTATGGCGTCGCATATTAGTGGCACTTTGGTTCCACTCCTCAAGGAAGCCGGAGCACTTTGGCtttaa
- the LOC105168453 gene encoding exocyst complex component EXO70B1 — protein sequence MERTPLDKHNSFRQNDQTSTSSSANDGHSRHCSDHETNDSSGRFQIAHEVDQFLDVLSAIEDKSSGLAEVPDIVPAFAKIIESEIVMYNSGEANRKFGKVAEEDSFFMESVRRISKLTNALSEFSSNTNVSLLNHTSAALQRAMAFLEDEFRVLLDGNDHCDGEVSSQNLKKFLSFNSKHDQPDRCAVQRDSDSGDSDEYPPYPADAVATMHEIARTMILAGYETECYQVYFFSRRNAVRNKMIKMEFDVILNMDEVVKMSWEQLEIEISRWINVVKTCTEIIFPGEKRLAESVFAESPPTRNNLLSNIVRIVVIQLLDFAEATAMAKRSAEKLFKYLDMYEALQNLIPAIDGESCPADVMSEVAAAVDRIGESVVSIFCDLENSIKSDSARTPVPGGAVHPLTRYVMNYLKYACEYKDTLEKVFGRQTALAKKYIPPVSSRLSAQDLEKESESPHNFETVVSNTPFSIQVVTVMDLLDVNLDKKSKLYKDPSLRCLFLMNNGRYILQKAKGSPEIRQVMGDTWCRRRSTVVRLYHKNYQRETWNRVLHCLSHDGLLTSGKVNKPLLKERFKIFNTTFDEIHRTQSTWVVSDEQLQSELRISISAVVIPAYRAFVGRFRQYLDPGKQVDKYVKYQPEDIEGLIEGLFEGNTSSMSRRKT from the coding sequence ATGGAGAGAACCCCTCTCGACAAGCACAACAGCTTCCGCCAGAACGATCAGACCTCGACGAGTTCGTCTGCTAATGATGGACATTCACGACATTGCAGCGACCATGAAACCAATGATTCTTCGGGTCGGTTCCAGATCGCGCACGAGGTTGATCAGTTCCTGGACGTGCTGTCCGCCATCGAAGACAAGTCATCGGGCTTGGCGGAGGTGCCCGACATCGTCCCTGCCTTCGCCAAGATCATTGAATCGGAGATCGTGATGTACAATTCCGGCGAAGCTAACAGAAAATTCGGGAAGGTGGCTGAGGAGGACTCGTTTTTCATGGAGTCTGTCAGGCGTATTTCCAAATTGACAAATGCGTTGAGTGAGTTCTCGTCCAATACGAACGTCTCGTTGTTGAATCACACGAGCGCGGCGCTGCAACGCGCAATGGCGTTCCTGGAGGATGAATTCCGGGTGTTGTTGGATGGGAATGATCATTGTGATGGTGAGGTGTCGTCAcagaatttgaagaaattcttgTCCTTCAATTCCAAGCACGATCAGCCCGACCGGTGTGCGGTCCAGCGGGATTCCGATTCCGGGGATTCGGATGAGTATCCGCCGTATCCGGCGGATGCTGTCGCGACAATGCATGAGATCGCGAGGACGATGATTTTGGCGGGGTACGAGACGGAGTGCTATCAGGTGTACTTCTTCTCCCGACGAAATGCAGTCAGGAATAAGATGATCAAGATGGAGTTTGACGTGATTCTGAACATGGATGAGGTGGTGAAAATGTCGTGGGAACAGCTCGAGATAGAGATTTCGCGGTGGATCAACGTGGTCAAAACTTGCACGGAGATCATTTTTCCAGGAGAGAAAAGGCTCGCGGAGTCGGTTTTTGCAGAATCCCCGCCCACCCGCAACAATTTGTTGAGCAACATCGTGCGGATAGTGGTGATTCAGCTCCTCGATTTTGCAGAGGCGACGGCGATGGCGAAGCGCTCGGCGGAGAAGCTCTTCAAATACTTGGATATGTACGAGGCGCTGCAGAACCTGATTCCTGCCATCGACGGCGAATCCTGCCCCGCCGATGTTATGTCAGAGGTGGCCGCGGCCGTCGACCGGATCGGGGAATCAGTGGTGAGCATCTTCTGCGATCTAGAGAACTCGATCAAGAGCGACTCAGCAAGAACTCCCGTCCCGGGGGGCGCAGTGCACCCCCTCACGCGTTACGTGATGAACTATCTAAAATACGCGTGTGAGTACAAAGACACACTCGAGAAAGTGTTCGGGAGGCAAACGGCGTTAGCTAAGAAATACATTCCCCCCGTCTCCAGCAGGCTGTCCGCCCAGGACCTGGAGAAAGAGAGTGAGAGCCCACACAACTTCGAGACGGTGGTCAGCAACACGCCGTTCTCGATCCAAGTGGTGACGGTAATGGACCTCCTCGACGTGAATCTTGATAAAAAATCCAAGCTCTACAAAGACCCATCACTGCGTTGCTTATTCCTGATGAACAACGGCAGATACATCTTGCAGAAGGCAAAGGGGTCACCTGAAATCCGGCAGGTGATGGGCGACACCTGGTGCCGGCGGAGGTCGACGGTAGTGAGGCTGTACCACAAGAATTACCAGAGGGAGACGTGGAACAGAGTGTTGCACTGTTTGAGTCACGACGGGCTGCTGACCAGCGGGAAAGTGAACAAGCCGCTGCTGAAGGAGAGGTTCAAGATTTTCAACACGACGTTCGACGAAATCCACAGAACGCAGAGCACATGGGTGGTAAGCGACGAGCAGCTTCAGTCGGAGCTCAGGATATCGATATCTGCGGTGGTGATTCCGGCGTACCGGGCGTTCGTGGGGCGGTTCCGGCAATACTTGGATCCTGGGAAGCAGGTGGACAAGTACGTTAAGTACCAGCCCGAGGATATTGAGGGATTGATTGAAGGGCTGTTTGAGGGCAATACTAGCTCTATGTCAAGGAGAAAAACGTag